The nucleotide window GATTCCAGGGCAGGAATAATTCCTTCAAAACGAGTCAAATCCCTAAATCCTTGCAACGCCTCTTCATCGTCGATGGCCACATAATTCACTCGCCCTATGTCTTTTAACCAAGCGTGTTCCGGACCCACTCCCGGATAATCCAGGCCGGCTGAAATAGAGTGAGTACCTAATATCTGGCCATTTTTATCTTGCATCAAATAAGTACGGTTACCATGTAATACACCTGGCGTTCCCTTGCACAGTGGTGCCGCATGTTCACCTGTCTCCAGGCCATGCCCGGCAGGTTCAACACCATAAATATTCACCGACTCATCCGGCAAGAACTTATGAAACAGACCGATGGCATTCGAGCCACCGCCTACACAGGCAATCAGAGCATCAGGCAGTTTACCTTCTTTTTCCAAAATCTGTTCACGTGCTTCTTCACCGATAACCGCTTGAAAATCACGCACCATCGCCGGATATGGATGTGGTCCAGCTACCGTACCGATAATATAGAACGTATCATCAACATTGGTCACCCAGTCACGCATCGCTTCGTTCAACGCATCTTTTAAAGTACGTGAACCCGACTCTACCGCCACAACCTTCGCACCCAACATCTTCATACGAGCCACGTTTGGTGCCTGGCGAATCACATCGTCAGCCCCCATATAAACCACACACTCCAAACCAAGACGAGCCGCTACCGTCGCACTGGCCACACCATGCTGACCCGCACCCGTTTCAGCGATAATACGGGTTTTACCCAAACGTTTCGCCAACAAAGCCTGACCAATGGTATTGTTTACCTTGTGAGCACCGGTATGGTTTAAATCTTCACGCTTTAAGTAGATTTTTGCGCCACCCAACTCCTTAGACCAGCGTTCTGCATAATAAAGAGGCGTAGGTCGACCTACATAGTCTCGCAAATCATTAGCTATCTCGCTTAAAAACGCAGGATCGTTTTTAACACTTTCGTATTCCTGGTTTAACTGCTCTAAAGCCGCCATAAGGGTTTCCGGTGCAAAAATGCCACCATAAGGTCCAAAATGGCCGTTTTTATCTGGGAATTTTGAAAAATCTACTGTCATTCAACTGTACTCATTACTTGTTGCATAAATTGCTTAATTTTTTCTGGCGACTTTACACCCTTACTGGCTTCTACACCACCGCTGACATCTACCGCCCAAGGCTGCGCCGTTTGTATCGCTTGCTTTACATTTTGAGCGGTCAAACCACCCGCCAAAATAATCGGCAAAGTAAACGCTTTAGGTATCCATGACCAGTTGAACTGCTCCCCCGTACCGCCTGGGATACCTGGCACATAAGCATCCAGCAACAAACCGGATGAACCTGAAAACTCAAGGCTTAACTGATTCAAATCAGTGGTTTCCTGCATGCGTACCGCTTTGATATAAGGCTTATTGAACTGCTCACAAAATGCGGCGGATTCATCACCATGAAACTGAAGTAGATCGATATTGACCTTAGCCAATACTTCCTCTACATAACTCACATCCGGATTCACAAACAACGCCGTTTTGGTGACGAATGCTGGTAAATGGCCAGCGATTTGTGCTGCTTGCTCCACCTCTACAAAACGAGGACTGGGAGCATAAAACACCAAACCAATCGCATCTGCTCCTGCATTCACTGCCAATAAAGCATCATCAATCGAAGTCAGGCCGCAAATTTTAACACGAGTTCTTGATGTCATTCTGTTTCTAATCTTGTATTAATCAAACCGATTTCAGCAAATAGCGACCTATTGCCACAACATTTCATTAAGTTGTACTTGAGGAATAGCCAACTCATCAGGATAAATCGCATTGACAAAATACAACCCACTGGCTGGTGCCGTGGCCGCGGCCTGGGTTCTATCCCGAGCTTTCAGTAAATCAGCCAACCACTCGACCGGTTGCTGTTTTTTACCAACCGAAATCAATGATCCTGTAATGTTTCGCACCATATGGTGTAAAAAGGCATTCGCTTGAATATCAATAAACACCATATCACCCTTGCGGGAAACATCAATCGACTGGACTTCACGGTTAGCGTGACTGGCCTGACAGGCCGAAGCTCTGAAAGCGCTGAAATCATTCTCACCAATCAGACTCTGCGCCGCTTGATGCATGAGCTTTTCATCCAAATAATGAGGTTCCCAAGTCACCCGATTATGTAGCACAGCCGAATGCACATCACGATTATAAATCACATAGCGATATTGACGGGCTATTGCAGAAAACCGAGCGTGAAATTCATCATCGACCGGTTTTGCCCAACGCACACGGATATCACCAGGAAGCTGGGTATTCACCCCCTGCACCCAAGCCTTACCAGGCCTGGTCACATCCGTTTCAAAATGCGCAATCTGCCCAACAGCATGCACTCCGGTATCGGTACGTCCGGCACAATGTAGGTCAATCGGCTGATTGGCAATACTCGAAAGCGCTTTTTCAACCTGAGACTGCACCGACTCGCAGTGACTTTGTCGCTGCCAACCGCAATAATTTGTGCCTAAATATTCAATACAAAGAGCGATTCTGTTCACGAAATCAGATGTAATCTTTGATTAATACTTCAGCAATCTGCACAGTATTGGTCGCCGCACCCTTACGCACGTTATCCGCAACCACCCATAGGTTTAAACCATTTGGAATCGTAATATCTTCACGGATACGTCCAACATAAACCGGATCTGTATCAGCCGCATCCGAAACCGCTGTTGGATAACCACCATCGACATGCTCATCGATTAAAACCACACCATCCGCTTTTTTAAACAACTCTTTAGCTTGCTCAGCGGTGATTTTTTCCTTGGTTTCGATATGCACCGCTTCACTGTGTCCAAAAAACACAGGAACACGCACCGCAGTTGGGTTCACCAAAATATTTTCATCGCCCATGATTTTCTTGGTTTCCCACACCATTTTCATCTCTTCTTTGGTGTAACCGTTTTCCATAAAGACATCGATTTGCGGAATACAGTTAAAGGCGATTTGCTTAGGATAAACCTTAGCTTCAACCGTTTTCATATTCAATAAGTTAGCGGTTTGTTTAGCCAACTCTTCAATGGCCTCTTTACCTGTACCAGAAACCGCTTGATAGGTGGCTACGTTAACACGGGTAATCCCCACTGCATCATAAATAGGCTTAAGCGCGACCAACATCTGGATTGTAGAGCAGTTAGGGTTAGCGATGATACCGCGGTTTTTATAACCGGCGATGGCTTGAGGATTCACTTCTGGAACCACTAATGGAATGTCATCGTCATAACGAAATTCAGAAGTGTTATCAATAACAATACAGCCCGCTGCTGCAGCTTTTGGTGCATAGATTTTAGAAACACTTGCGCCTGGTGAAAACAGGCCGATTTGTGCTTTAGAAAAATCAAAAGTTTCCAAATCAAGAACGGTTACCCAAGCACCATTAAACTCAATCTTTTTACCTGCTGAACGGCTACTCGCTAATGGGTATAAATTTCCAACCGGAAACTTACGCTCCTCAAGTACTTTTAAAATTGTTTCACCTACTGCACCTGTTGCACCAACAACCGCAACATCATATAA belongs to Thiomicrorhabdus immobilis and includes:
- the trpB gene encoding tryptophan synthase subunit beta; the protein is MTVDFSKFPDKNGHFGPYGGIFAPETLMAALEQLNQEYESVKNDPAFLSEIANDLRDYVGRPTPLYYAERWSKELGGAKIYLKREDLNHTGAHKVNNTIGQALLAKRLGKTRIIAETGAGQHGVASATVAARLGLECVVYMGADDVIRQAPNVARMKMLGAKVVAVESGSRTLKDALNEAMRDWVTNVDDTFYIIGTVAGPHPYPAMVRDFQAVIGEEAREQILEKEGKLPDALIACVGGGSNAIGLFHKFLPDESVNIYGVEPAGHGLETGEHAAPLCKGTPGVLHGNRTYLMQDKNGQILGTHSISAGLDYPGVGPEHAWLKDIGRVNYVAIDDEEALQGFRDLTRFEGIIPALESSHAIAYATKLAPTMTPEQTIIVNLSGRGDKDMNTIAQIEGFEF
- a CDS encoding phosphoribosylanthranilate isomerase produces the protein MTSRTRVKICGLTSIDDALLAVNAGADAIGLVFYAPSPRFVEVEQAAQIAGHLPAFVTKTALFVNPDVSYVEEVLAKVNIDLLQFHGDESAAFCEQFNKPYIKAVRMQETTDLNQLSLEFSGSSGLLLDAYVPGIPGGTGEQFNWSWIPKAFTLPIILAGGLTAQNVKQAIQTAQPWAVDVSGGVEASKGVKSPEKIKQFMQQVMSTVE
- the truA gene encoding tRNA pseudouridine(38-40) synthase TruA, whose translation is MNRIALCIEYLGTNYCGWQRQSHCESVQSQVEKALSSIANQPIDLHCAGRTDTGVHAVGQIAHFETDVTRPGKAWVQGVNTQLPGDIRVRWAKPVDDEFHARFSAIARQYRYVIYNRDVHSAVLHNRVTWEPHYLDEKLMHQAAQSLIGENDFSAFRASACQASHANREVQSIDVSRKGDMVFIDIQANAFLHHMVRNITGSLISVGKKQQPVEWLADLLKARDRTQAAATAPASGLYFVNAIYPDELAIPQVQLNEMLWQ
- a CDS encoding aspartate-semialdehyde dehydrogenase is translated as MTKLYDVAVVGATGAVGETILKVLEERKFPVGNLYPLASSRSAGKKIEFNGAWVTVLDLETFDFSKAQIGLFSPGASVSKIYAPKAAAAGCIVIDNTSEFRYDDDIPLVVPEVNPQAIAGYKNRGIIANPNCSTIQMLVALKPIYDAVGITRVNVATYQAVSGTGKEAIEELAKQTANLLNMKTVEAKVYPKQIAFNCIPQIDVFMENGYTKEEMKMVWETKKIMGDENILVNPTAVRVPVFFGHSEAVHIETKEKITAEQAKELFKKADGVVLIDEHVDGGYPTAVSDAADTDPVYVGRIREDITIPNGLNLWVVADNVRKGAATNTVQIAEVLIKDYI